One window from the genome of Mycobacteriales bacterium encodes:
- a CDS encoding class I SAM-dependent methyltransferase: protein MQFDPQAFVGTAAYYSIGRPPYSEQLADTMVRELSLEGTGQLLDVGCGPGVLVLVLAHLFEQVVALDPEAGMLAEGRRRCRQAGIANARWVQGTAEDIATLGTGSCRVVTFGQSFHRVRRLEVAESVNDLLAPGGSLVLISHAVDGRPRPVDSDHPEIPHAAVRELVISYLGERTRTYFATWNEGQPVRFEDTLLKTRFGGSRTIYAPGRPDLIRDVDAVVANYFSMSYAAPRLFGNRRADFEADLRRLLYEQSPDGLFWDWPGDTELVIAMKP from the coding sequence GTGCAGTTCGACCCGCAGGCATTTGTGGGCACGGCGGCCTACTACTCGATCGGACGCCCGCCGTACTCCGAGCAACTGGCCGACACCATGGTCCGGGAGCTCTCGCTGGAAGGCACCGGTCAGCTGCTCGACGTGGGCTGCGGGCCGGGCGTGCTCGTGCTGGTACTGGCGCACCTGTTCGAGCAGGTCGTTGCGCTGGACCCCGAGGCCGGGATGCTGGCGGAGGGCCGGCGGCGTTGTCGGCAGGCGGGCATTGCCAACGCGCGCTGGGTGCAGGGGACGGCGGAGGACATCGCGACGCTGGGTACGGGGTCGTGCCGCGTGGTGACGTTCGGCCAGTCGTTTCATCGGGTCCGGCGGCTCGAGGTCGCCGAGTCGGTCAATGACCTCCTCGCGCCGGGCGGCTCGCTGGTCCTGATCTCCCACGCGGTCGACGGACGTCCGCGACCGGTCGACTCCGACCACCCGGAGATTCCCCACGCCGCGGTGCGGGAACTCGTCATCAGCTATCTGGGCGAGCGGACGCGCACCTACTTCGCGACCTGGAACGAGGGTCAGCCGGTGCGCTTCGAGGACACGCTGCTGAAGACCCGGTTCGGTGGCTCCCGCACGATCTACGCACCCGGACGTCCGGACCTGATCAGGGACGTCGACGCCGTGGTCGCCAACTACTTCTCGATGTCCTACGCCGCCCCGCGGCTGTTCGGGAACCGCCGGGCCGACTTCGAGGCCGACCTGCGTCGCCTGCTGTATGAGCAGTCACCCGACGGTCTCTTCTGGGACTGGCCGGGTGACACCGAGTTGGTCATCGCGATGAAACCCTGA
- a CDS encoding YraN family protein, producing MRAKDAVGAYGEKVAARHLQDAGCVLLDRNWRCSEGELDLVAADGDVLVICEVKTRSSLAYGDPAEAVVGVKAARIRRLAVRWMAAHDSRWPEVRFDVITVLRRPRGAAAVRHLRGAF from the coding sequence ATGCGGGCGAAGGATGCTGTGGGCGCGTACGGCGAAAAGGTGGCGGCACGTCATCTGCAGGACGCGGGTTGCGTTTTGCTCGATCGCAATTGGCGGTGTTCCGAGGGGGAGCTCGACCTCGTCGCCGCCGACGGCGACGTACTGGTGATCTGCGAGGTGAAGACGCGGTCCAGTCTGGCCTACGGCGACCCGGCCGAGGCCGTGGTCGGGGTGAAGGCGGCCCGGATCCGCCGGCTCGCCGTGCGCTGGATGGCTGCGCACGACTCGCGCTGGCCGGAGGTGCGCTTCGACGTCATCACCGTGCTCCGGCGGCCGCGCGGGGCGGCCGCCGTGCGTCATCTGCGCGGAGCGTTCTGA
- a CDS encoding YifB family Mg chelatase-like AAA ATPase: MALARTHSVALLGVQGHLVDIEADLSDGLPGVSLVGLPDAALAESRDRIRAAIVNSGETWPSRRITLALSPADLRKHGSRFDLALAAAVLAAAGTVPRAALADLVVLGELALDGKVRAVRGVLPAVLTAARAGLARVVVPVDNLAEAALVPDIAVCAAPTLADLVRHLRGEPCDVRVAEPRQPPPVASGPDLADVLGQAAGRRALEIAAAGGHHLFLTGPPGAGKTMLAERLPGILPALDTDAALEVTAVHSVAGILPADAPLVCLPPFQAPHHTASVAALAGGGSGVPRPGAVSCAHRGVLFLDEAPEFAAGALDALREPMERGELSIARAGGSFRFPARFQLVMAANPCPCASAAGDAACRCPSAVRRRYLARLSGPLLDRVDLRVVLFPVARAALLDEAVPAEPSAVVAARVASARATAAERLRSTRWKTNAEVPGPVMRSRWRPPARALTEATRALDRGALSARGFDRVLRAAWTIADLAGRAMPDSGDVTEAVGFRLGEVAA; this comes from the coding sequence ATGGCTCTGGCCCGTACCCACTCGGTCGCCCTGCTCGGTGTCCAGGGTCATCTGGTCGACATCGAGGCCGACCTGTCCGACGGGCTTCCCGGAGTGTCGTTGGTCGGGCTGCCCGACGCCGCCCTGGCCGAGTCCCGCGATCGGATCCGGGCCGCGATCGTCAACAGCGGTGAGACGTGGCCGTCCCGGCGGATCACGCTGGCGTTGTCCCCGGCCGATCTGCGCAAGCACGGCAGCAGATTCGACCTCGCCCTCGCCGCTGCGGTGCTTGCTGCGGCCGGCACAGTTCCGCGGGCGGCGCTGGCCGACCTGGTCGTCCTCGGCGAACTCGCCCTCGACGGCAAGGTGCGCGCGGTCCGCGGGGTGCTTCCGGCGGTGCTCACCGCGGCTCGGGCCGGCCTGGCTCGCGTCGTCGTCCCGGTCGACAACCTCGCCGAGGCGGCGCTGGTGCCGGATATCGCCGTGTGTGCGGCGCCGACGCTGGCCGATCTGGTGCGCCATCTGCGGGGTGAGCCCTGCGACGTACGGGTCGCCGAACCGCGACAGCCACCGCCGGTCGCGTCGGGGCCGGACCTGGCCGACGTCCTCGGTCAGGCGGCCGGACGTCGGGCGCTGGAGATCGCCGCCGCCGGCGGTCATCACCTGTTTCTGACCGGACCACCCGGTGCGGGGAAGACGATGCTCGCCGAGCGCCTGCCCGGCATCCTGCCGGCACTCGACACCGACGCGGCGCTCGAGGTCACGGCGGTGCACTCGGTTGCCGGGATCCTGCCGGCCGATGCGCCACTGGTCTGCCTGCCGCCGTTCCAGGCGCCGCATCACACGGCCAGTGTCGCCGCCCTCGCCGGCGGCGGATCCGGGGTGCCGCGCCCGGGCGCCGTCTCCTGCGCCCACCGGGGCGTGTTGTTCCTCGACGAGGCCCCGGAGTTCGCGGCTGGGGCGCTTGATGCGCTGCGCGAACCGATGGAGCGGGGCGAGCTGTCGATCGCCCGGGCCGGCGGGTCGTTCCGCTTCCCGGCCCGGTTCCAACTGGTCATGGCGGCCAACCCGTGTCCATGCGCTTCGGCCGCGGGCGATGCGGCGTGCCGCTGCCCGTCGGCCGTACGGCGGCGCTATCTCGCGCGGCTGTCCGGCCCGTTGCTCGACCGGGTGGATCTGCGGGTCGTCCTGTTCCCCGTCGCGCGGGCAGCCCTGCTCGACGAGGCGGTGCCCGCCGAGCCGAGCGCCGTCGTCGCGGCCCGGGTGGCGTCCGCGCGGGCCACCGCCGCCGAGCGGCTGCGGTCGACCCGGTGGAAGACCAATGCCGAGGTACCCGGCCCGGTGATGCGGAGCCGGTGGCGTCCTCCCGCCCGGGCCCTGACCGAGGCGACCCGCGCCCTCGATCGCGGCGCCCTGAGTGCCCGCGGGTTCGATCGGGTGCTCCGGGCGGCGTGGACCATCGCCGACCTGGCCGG